The Epinephelus lanceolatus isolate andai-2023 chromosome 19, ASM4190304v1, whole genome shotgun sequence DNA segment AATACTGAGAGGTCTTCAGAAATTTGTTTCAATTTTGCAAGTTTTAAAAGTTCTTTGAATGAAAGCTAGTACTGaccatgttttatgttgttcGGAGATGGAGACAAACAAATGCACTGATTCTAATACGGGAAGACATCAACAGCAGAAACGCGTCAATAGGCATGTGACTTCAATTTTCGCTCCATCAAAACTTATTCAGCAGAGGTGTTTTCATACTCCATCAACTCCttttcaataaaggcaaaaccCACCTTTAGCAGCTGTTGAAAGAATTTTGGAGCAGTTGAGGAAGTTGTATtaaattttgctgtttccataCAGCTTTTCTAATCTGATACTtcaaaatgtgcataaaaatatgtttatggaAACACAACTTAGGGTGTAGCCTATATGTGCTTAATGGCTTGGCACAAAATTTGATGTAGACGTTCATGATCCCCACAGAGTGAATCCTGACAATGTTGATGATCCTTTGACTTTTCCTCTCGTGCCGCCCGGTGAGTGACATTTTTTGCTGTTACTGAAATATCTTAAATATTGGATGAATTATCTCGAAATCTAGTACAGACCCTCATGGTCCCCAGAAGTTAATTTTGATGTGAGCATTTAGCTCAAACTACCACACTGCCAGTGTAGCTCCACacagctgctagcatggctgtctTCTTTCTATAGATTTGTATTAGTATAAAAATGTAACTTAAAAGAGGGCTATTACAGAGTTTGAAATAAATATTGAATGAGAATATAATTTGTTGTGTATAAACCTGTTGCACAAcatattttacattgtttttacaCAGTTAgagcaaatataaaaacaaagaacTTTTCGTTGCTGTGTACCTGAGCTCAGAGCCTTGGACTCGTGTCCTTCGTCTACCAGTGTGGTGGTtttggtgatggtggtggtggtgatacTACTAGTTGTGATGGGGGGTTGGGGTTTGGCGGTGGTGCTGGTGAGTTGTGTAGTGCGGCCGGTGGTGCCAGGGCCGGTGGTGCTGGTGCCGGTGGTGCCGGTGAGTTGTGTAGTGCGGCCGGTGGTGCCAGGGCCGGTGGTGCTGGTGCCGGTGGTGCCAGGGCCGGTGGTGCCAGTGCCAGGGCCGGTGGTGCCAGTGCCAGGGCTGGTGGTGCCGGTGCCAGGGCCGGTGGTGCCAGTGCCAGGGCCGGTGGTGCCGGTGCCAGGGCCGGTGCTATTGGTGCTAGTCTCCTGGGTGCTATTTGTGGTAGATGGAGGTGATGGggatgaggaagaagatgaagaggacGTGGACAAGGTTTGTACTGTTCGTGGCGTTGTCGAGTTTGGAGTGTTTATCTCAGCGGTGACATTCGGTGGAGTGGAAGCTGTACCGCTGATGGAAGAAGTTGTATTGGTTGAATTTTCAGTTGCTGCGGCAGGTTGTGTAGTTGATGAATTCACAGTTGTGGGTGAGGAAATGATGGTGGTCAGTGTGGTCCCAAGGCTCGGTGGAGTGGTGGGAAGGAGGTTATTTGTTGGGGAGGGTGATGGAGAAAATGTTGGGACGGTTGAATTTGCTGAGTGTGCTGTTACTGCACCGCACAACAGTAGACCTGCAATTTAAGGAAAAAGACTGTATGAATGACATCTCTGCAGCAACATATTTCAACATGTATAAGAAACACCagctattgttgttgttgttatggcCCCACAGTCTGTGAGGACACCACAGTGGAATGATTACTATCTAAATCAATGTATTTTACACATTCAGTTCTAATCCTGATGATGCCGTCAATATGAGTCCCCCAActcgacacattctcactccgacctcatcacatattgatgtgcatggactttccacgtccacatatgacgtgactgttgacattctgggacactctgacaagttctgcctgttacatgcattgttttctttcaagatacacttctgttttcacaggaaatttaccgtttacatacagtctctttcaaaataaacacactacattggtttccttcaacaacaaacacacatggttaggtttaggcaacaaaagcaagtggttaggtttgggaaaaaagcagaaggtttagctttagaatcttatggtaCACAAACAATGctgtatccatccatccatccatccatccatccatccatccatccatatttaattttctttagatttttcttattgtcaacaaatcccatgaaaagacaaaaatgattATGTCAATGTAAACACTCATTAGACTACCAAATATGTATTAATGCACTGCTGAAAACAGTCCCAACAgtgggcagcatggtggtgcagtggttagtattGTCGCCTCagagcaagagggttcctgattcTAACCcagggtgggttttttttgtgtggagtttgcatgttcctcCCATGTCAGCgagggttttctccaggtactccggcttcctcccacaatccaaagacatgcacgtTAATTGGTAATGATCACAGCGCTGACACATGCAGACAACCCTTCACGTATATTTACgactatggccaatttagagcctctcgcccagtgtcagctgggataggctccaaccccTCTgagacccccaacaggatatgcttttatggaaaatgaatgaatattccTAGTATAATCATGTATACATggcatacagtaaaaaaaatttaatgttTCTatctttttcttattgtcaacaaatcccaggaaaagacaaaaacaccagTGAGTTGATTCTGCTGCCGTAAACACCCACCAGACCactaaatgtgtattaatccactgctgaaaataatCCCCAGCAAATGTAGAATTTCTTCCTTTTGAGTTCTGTTtgttaaaaactacagtgaccagctgtttAGAAAATTACTGAacctttaagaaaataaaattatatatttgtgaGTTTTTATAAAGATTTCTTTGATCTTTTATGGGGGAGTTGCTGaccataataaaaaatatagcacAATGCCAGCCTTGTCCTTTAACAGTGCATTGTGTTTAGGTATTTTAGCCGCTGGGATTTTGACAACAACATTCAACATCCAACATTCAACTCAACAACTTTAGAGGCTCACAGCACAATCATGACAGAACTGTTCTTTGGAACAGGGCTGTGTAGTTCTTTAGAAGGAGACTAGAGTTTTGTCATCTGTGTTttaacaaacaggaagtcgggGCAGAGACCAGGTATGATGCACTTAAGATTTCCCGCCTGCTAAGTACTCTGGTTAGTCATTGGTGTTTTAAATGTagtctttgtttttatatagAAAGATAAGAGAGAGTCACATCACAACTCTACTGGAAATAAGTGACGTTTTGTCAGTGTCATCCCATGACAGAAAGTCAGGAATACTCTAACTGATAACACATTATCTTGTGATGTAAGACCTGCATTACTACCCAAAGATTTCaaaacagcagtgtttcctCACAGAGTTGaggataaaaaaatatttccttcATGTGAGCTTAAGTGCCTCCTACACAGAATTGTTTAATCATCACAAAGTTGTTTAGTTATGAAGAGTGGAAATATCTAATGTACTTTCTCACGTGTTAGATTATATGGGAACTCCCATTAGTGAGAGCCTTTTTTCCACTTAAAAAATAACTTGTTATGGCATCTTACAAccagtgaaacaggctgttCTCAAGAGATGCTGCGACTTGAATTGTGAAAATGTCTTGAAATAAGTCTGACGTAGTGTAGACAGGAAATTATCTcatccaaacatccacttaaaTAAAATGTGGACATATTTTTTGTTCCATGGGTTTAGAGCCATATCAGATCAAACATTTTTACACTGGAGCCTGAATATTAAACAGAGTTCACATGGTAGTAGAGGTGGCTTGTCAACTTTTAACATAGTAAAATATGATCATCCTCATATCACGACTTGCACAAGACACTGAACACATACATCAGATTTTCAGGGTAGTTACCACATCAGAAAACATGCACTGATGTCAGAATGTACTCACATGTTGTCAGAGTTTGCAGGCTGATCCTCATCATTGTGCTCTTGTCACTGTATATCTCCGCAAACACTTGTGTAGCTGCAGCTCTGTGCTCTGTGCTCCCTGTGGACGGCTgtagtgtgtgtggctgctTGTGACTGGAGGTGACTGGTTATAAGAGCCTGGGGGCGAGGCTACATGATGACTgagtcatgtttaaaaaaagagcgGCCTGGTCATAGTATGAAGCTGTTGTAGCCTGATAAAAACTGAAGACCACAGGAAGTTGAGTTGTAAGTGGCAAACTATATTAGTAGTATATTTATAGAATGATATAAAGTGTGATGTCAATCTTGTCTTGCTTTAAAGTTAAGTATCTGTGAGTTTATTGAAGCATATTAATAGTGTTCAGTATGGTTTCACAAATATTTCTATAGGTGCTTATAATGTGCTATACAACAAGTAAAATAATTGCAATAAAATGTATCATCAAATACAGCTCTTTTCTATATGCATACATATATGGtctgtttttaatatttattctgttcttttttaaatatgttgtttCATGTGATTGATTAAATTATAAAATCAGTAATACTGTACTTCTGTCATGTGCACTACACGCCAGCAGAGTGCAGCACATACACAGAGAATGTGACTTCCCAACCAGGAACGagattttaaacataaaaagcATCACAACTCACAGCTGAAAGCAGAACGAGTCCTTGAAATGCAATAAACATCGATAAAAgtatgaatgaattaatgatcTGTTTAACTGTTTTACACCAAAATAGATCACAATACTGCTCTGGCCAGAGTCACTTCAGGCAGTGTtggttggagctgcagttgcaATACGAAGTGGGAGGAGTGTAAATATAAAGAATGCAAATATAAAAGTttaagaaagcaaaaaaaaaaggtgcaaatccaaaatatatacagtataattaGGCTAAACACTATGGATCATAAAAATGTACAGACTGCAGTTAACAGGGAGACGACacactccatccatccatccatccatccatccatccatccgctCAACCGAAGTCGGGTCATGGGGGCAACAGGCCAAGCAAAATAACCATACCcctctctccccagcaacactttccagctcctcctgggggaccctgaggcgttcccaggccagatgagatatgtaatccctccagcgtgttctgggtctgccccagggcctcctaccagtgggacatgccagGAACTACTCCaatgggaggcacccaggaagcatcctgatcagatgcccataccacctcagctgaccccatttgacgcaaaggagcagcggctctactccgagctccctccagatgtccgagatctctaaggctgagcccaaccACCCTggtgaggaaactcattttggcagCTAGAATCTGCAAACTCACGCTTTCCatcattacccagagctcatgaccattggcgagggttgggacgtagtttgaccagtaaat contains these protein-coding regions:
- the LOC117269353 gene encoding uncharacterized protein LOC117269353; this encodes MMRISLQTLTTCLLLCGAVTAHSANSTVPTFSPSPSPTNNLLPTTPPSLGTTLTTIISSPTTVNSSTTQPAAATENSTNTTSSISGTASTPPNVTAEINTPNSTTPRTVQTLSTSSSSSSSSPSPPSTTNSTQETSTNSTGPGTGTTGPGTGTTGPGTGTTSPGTGTTGPGTGTTGPGTTGTSTTGPGTTGRTTQLTGTTGTSTTGPGTTGRTTQLTSTTAKPQPPITTSSITTTTITKTTTLVDEGHESKALSSGSIAAIVCVFIIIVTLVLVGLYHYKIRRTSYGPLLENNERSTLGNFSNPMYDP